ATATTAAGATTACTCAAAACCTTAAACAAACTCATCATTCTAATTTTAAATAGTATTAAATTATTTCTTAACATGCACCACCTTAACATTAAGATTTTCAAGTATGTTACGTTGCATTATAAAATAGTTCATATCAATCTTTGTGTGTATAAACATTATACCATTAGATAGACTACATATGGAACCCATTGAAACGGTATATATCCAATATTGAGGTGGAAATTTGCCACTGGATCTCTGATTTATACTAGCCAATAAGAGGAGTTCTTCCTCAGTCCATGGGTTTGTTTTCATGAGAGATCGGCAATATCCGGAGAACCAAAATAGATTTGAACGCAAAGCAAACAAAAAGAAACGATATCTCCATGCTTGCTCACAAGTGGTGTGTGTAACAATGCCTATCAAAATCACCCCTTCCCATTGGTCCAACTCATCCCACCATATCCGATTCCGATCCTTCATCTCCTCCACAAATAGCTTCTCCCCTCACCCTCCGCCACCTGCTATCTCCGTTGCCACCACCACGGTCTCTAGCTTCATCACCACTTCCATGGCCACGTCGCCCCAAGCCTCCCTCTTCACCCCTCCCGCCGCCCTCCCGTCCTCCAAGCCCTCCGCCCCCCGCTCCCTCCTCCCGTGGAAGCATACCCCGCTCACCGCCGGGGCGATGTCGCTTCGCGGCGCCAGCTTTAGGGTGTCGGCCACGGAGGAGAAGACCGAGGCCGCTCCTGAGGCCCCCGCCGGCTTCACCCCGCCTCAGCTGGACCCCAACACCCCCTCCCCCATCTTCGGCGGCAGCACCGGGGGGCTCCTCCGCAAGGCGCAGGTGGAGGAGTTCTACGTCATCACCTGGGACTCCCCCAAGGAGCAAGTGTTCGAGATGCCCACCGGCGGCGCTGCCATCATGCGGCAGGGGCCCAACCTGCTGAAGCTGGCGCGCAAGGAACAGTGTCTGGCGCTCGGCACCCGGCTGCGGTCCAAGTACAAGATCAAGTACCAGTTCTACCGGGTGTTCCCCAACGGCGAGGTGCAGTACCTCCACCCCAAGGACGGGGTGTACCCGGAGAAGGTGAACCCCGGCCGGCAGGGCGTCGGCCAGAACATGAGATCCATCGGGAAGAACGTCAGCCCCATCGAGGTCAAGTTCACCGGCAAGCAAGTTTACGATCTGTGATCACATGGATCAGTAGACATCATATGTTGTATTTTGTTGCCCTTTTGTAATCTGTTCTTCCTCTCCACATCTGGTAAACTTGTATTGTTTCTCATGCAGACTGTGTGTACTTGCTGTGCTTTCTTTCTCTTGGGATTGACTTCTGTCATGTGATTTTGATTCTGGAAACTACATAAAAGAATTAATATCATTAGGGTAAGACAACCATTCAATCTTTCCTATTATAACTCCCTGATAATTAAGTCACTTGACAACACCAATCACTTGGACGAATCTTTTGGGGTTTTTAATACCATTCATATCAGTGTGCTTATTATTGTAACAACATAATCTTCTGTAATTTCTACATTTAGTCATAATTTATTCCCATTACGAATTATTATATGTTAAATAAGAATTTAATTATTTGAATTGGATGTTGATTTAAAACCAATCGAGATCCTTATTTCTTGTCACCATTAGGTTGATACTGTACCTGTTTGATTTTGATAGTATCAAAtctataaaaaaaacataaagtagagcatttttattttataactattattttaatttttaatatatatatttttagaaaactCTAAGCCTAAAAAGAACTCTCCAGATTACCTTACCTTTTAAAAAATTTTCACTCCCAAATTGATTCCTGTCATGTCTGCAAACGATACTCTGACTCTCCAACACACATCTTTATTAAACGTGACTTTGTTCGTGATTTCTGATCCCTAATCAAAAGCAACCTTCACATAAATTTTCCACTCATTAATTTTTTGTCACTTAATTCTTGGCTTCATGAAATATCCTCAAACATAGCCCCTCAAACCTTCCATCTTATAAGCATTATAGCCACCTCATGATGGCATCTCTAGCTACACAAAAATGAATCCTACTTTTACAGTCATCAGGTTAAGACCTCTTCCATCTGGAGGAAGGTGGTATTTTGCCACCAATGACTTGCTCTAGTATGAAACCAGACTCGAGTAATTATTAGTTTTTgttttctaaaaaaaatcaatatttgtTACGATGGAGAGTAATTTGGGTCTTTATCATTTGCCATTTTGTCTTTGAAAGACCATTAACATAAGTAATAATCATTACTATTCAAGTTAGCTCATAAGATATCCACCGAGCAAAATCCAAAACTTGTTGCTTGAGGCTGTCGTCAGTGACTGATCTGTGTCTTACATCAGTCACCGTAAGGATGCGTATCCTACTTTTATTTCTTGTTGCCTCCCCTGTTCTTTTCTTCACTGGGGCCATCATTGCACGGCTACTTGGCGTCATCCAAGAAGGAGTTGCCACATTGGCATATCGACCCTTGTGCAAGTCATGGTCATAGCGGGGCGAGGTTGGATAGTCCTACAAGATCATTCTTTGCTTGACGAATCAGTGGCTGGAAGAGACTGGTGAGTCGAAGGAGGACAAAGGCTTGGTGGACCTGTTTGCTTTCCAACAACGTGTGTGCATTCCTATCCGATCCATTGTGGATTGATTGTGGATTCTACCTTTGATTAGAATATTCAACTAATTGTTTGATGGAGTGAATTGGATGGAGCAAAGAGGAGAATTGGGATCAACAACAGGGAAGCCGCCCTGGAAAAGTCCGAACTTGCACACGAATTGTTCGATGTATTACTCCTTCCTCTGCTTTTGTATACCCAACAAATCCATGGGCACATTATTGATGTTGCCGTCCCTCTCTCTTTACTGTGCGAGCTGCAGAGTGCAGCAGAACTATCAAATCCAGCGATAGCTATCAAGAGACGCCATGTAGCTGAACATAAAATCACCTCTAGCTTTTTGTCCAAGATAAATCCTTTGAACAAACAAACACGCGACTTCTAACAATGATTGTCCAAGATCAAACCTTTCAATGAACACCA
Above is a genomic segment from Musa acuminata AAA Group cultivar baxijiao chromosome BXJ3-4, Cavendish_Baxijiao_AAA, whole genome shotgun sequence containing:
- the LOC103981814 gene encoding photosystem I reaction center subunit II, chloroplastic-like, producing the protein MPIKITPSHWSNSSHHIRFRSFISSTNSFSPHPPPPAISVATTTVSSFITTSMATSPQASLFTPPAALPSSKPSAPRSLLPWKHTPLTAGAMSLRGASFRVSATEEKTEAAPEAPAGFTPPQLDPNTPSPIFGGSTGGLLRKAQVEEFYVITWDSPKEQVFEMPTGGAAIMRQGPNLLKLARKEQCLALGTRLRSKYKIKYQFYRVFPNGEVQYLHPKDGVYPEKVNPGRQGVGQNMRSIGKNVSPIEVKFTGKQVYDL